From a region of the Sporosarcina ureilytica genome:
- the spoIID gene encoding stage II sporulation protein D has translation MRKLWIALSIFVLLLFFFPLLIIKESPKPQVDHKEKEEGYCPFEITVQGVDEPFTLEEYVKGVVAAEMPISFHEEALKAQALAARTYALRTTEKGVKPIAKDVSAQVFYTEAERKKNWGKEFKKNEKKIDAAVRATAGEVIVYEDEIISAMFFSTSNGKTETAKNFSGTDIPYLQSVASDGEEELTPAYKEETQLSLAKWNERLGMNWDASMFESLQLIRNSSGRVQKMVSDGFEKEGREIRELLGLRSTDFDIAFDVTNNLVLIDTVGYGHGVGMSQYGAEAFAQQGLKADEIIAHYYLDTEIKKILINDPECLKIP, from the coding sequence ATGAGAAAATTATGGATTGCACTTTCAATATTTGTTCTATTATTATTTTTCTTTCCGTTACTAATCATTAAAGAATCCCCAAAGCCCCAAGTTGACCATAAAGAAAAGGAGGAGGGGTACTGTCCGTTTGAAATTACCGTTCAAGGGGTGGACGAGCCTTTCACGCTAGAAGAATACGTAAAAGGGGTCGTTGCTGCTGAAATGCCAATATCCTTCCATGAAGAAGCATTGAAAGCCCAGGCGCTTGCAGCACGTACATATGCCCTTAGAACAACGGAGAAAGGAGTAAAACCAATCGCTAAAGACGTTTCTGCTCAAGTTTTTTATACAGAAGCAGAGCGAAAGAAAAATTGGGGAAAAGAATTTAAGAAAAACGAAAAGAAAATTGACGCAGCCGTTCGTGCGACAGCAGGCGAAGTCATCGTCTACGAAGATGAGATTATTTCTGCGATGTTTTTTTCGACATCAAATGGAAAAACGGAAACAGCTAAAAATTTCAGTGGGACAGACATCCCCTATTTACAAAGTGTTGCTAGTGATGGGGAAGAAGAATTAACGCCTGCGTATAAAGAAGAAACTCAACTCTCTCTAGCCAAATGGAATGAAAGACTCGGAATGAATTGGGATGCATCGATGTTTGAATCCCTTCAATTAATTCGAAATTCATCGGGGCGCGTTCAAAAGATGGTCTCGGATGGCTTTGAAAAAGAAGGAAGAGAAATTCGAGAGCTTCTTGGCTTACGTTCAACGGACTTCGATATTGCTTTTGACGTTACCAATAATCTTGTGCTCATTGATACGGTCGGCTATGGGCATGGTGTCGGGATGAGTCAATACGGGGCTGAGGCATTTGCCCAGCAAGGTTTAAAGGCAGATGAAATTATTGCGCACTATTATTTAGACACCGAAATAAAAAAAATATTAATAAATGATCCTGAATGTTTAAAAATACCTTAA
- the murA gene encoding UDP-N-acetylglucosamine 1-carboxyvinyltransferase, which translates to MDKIIIKGGRKLSGNVRVEGAKNAVLPVLAAALLASEGKNVIRDVPNLSDVNTISAVLKSLNAKVEADADNNEVTIDSEDTLFSEAQFEYVRKMRASILVMGPLLARNGFARVALPGGCAIGSRPIDQHLKGFEAMGAEITFGHGFVEAKAENGLKGAKIYLDFPSVGATENIMTAAALAKGTTIIENAAKEPEIVNLANFINEMGGKVVGAGTDSIRIEGVSKLYGTTHHIIPDRIETGTFMVAAAITGGDIIIENAVPEHNAALISKMGEMGVNIVEVDEGVRVYAEYPLKSVDLKTMPHPGFPTDMQSQMMALMLTATGTGVITETVFENRFMHVEEFRRMNGNVKIEGRSVVLEGPSKLQGAEVAATDLRAAAALILAGLAAEGVTRVTELSHLDRGYVNFHQKLEALGAEIERVSSEVKEGKKFTLSN; encoded by the coding sequence ATGGATAAAATTATTATTAAGGGCGGGCGTAAGCTTTCGGGTAATGTCCGCGTTGAAGGGGCAAAAAACGCTGTGTTGCCGGTATTGGCAGCCGCTTTACTAGCTTCTGAAGGAAAGAACGTAATTCGCGACGTACCAAACCTTTCAGATGTAAACACAATTAGCGCAGTATTGAAAAGTTTAAATGCTAAAGTAGAAGCAGATGCAGACAATAATGAAGTGACAATCGATTCAGAAGACACGCTGTTTAGCGAGGCACAATTTGAATATGTACGTAAAATGAGAGCGTCAATTCTTGTAATGGGACCACTACTTGCACGTAACGGTTTTGCACGAGTTGCTTTACCGGGTGGATGTGCAATTGGTTCTCGTCCGATTGACCAACATTTAAAAGGGTTCGAAGCAATGGGCGCCGAAATTACATTCGGGCACGGTTTTGTAGAAGCAAAAGCTGAAAATGGTCTAAAAGGTGCGAAAATTTATTTAGATTTCCCAAGTGTTGGTGCAACGGAAAACATTATGACAGCAGCGGCGCTTGCGAAAGGCACAACAATTATTGAAAACGCAGCAAAAGAGCCTGAAATTGTAAACTTAGCAAACTTTATTAACGAAATGGGCGGAAAAGTCGTCGGTGCTGGAACAGACTCAATTCGTATAGAAGGTGTATCTAAACTATATGGTACGACACACCACATTATACCTGACCGTATCGAAACAGGAACTTTCATGGTGGCAGCTGCAATTACAGGCGGAGACATCATCATTGAAAACGCAGTTCCTGAGCATAACGCTGCACTCATTTCAAAAATGGGTGAAATGGGCGTTAATATTGTTGAAGTTGATGAAGGTGTTCGTGTTTACGCGGAATACCCACTTAAATCTGTCGACTTAAAAACGATGCCGCATCCAGGTTTCCCAACAGATATGCAATCACAAATGATGGCGCTCATGTTAACGGCAACTGGCACAGGTGTGATTACTGAAACAGTTTTCGAAAACCGTTTTATGCACGTGGAAGAATTCCGCCGCATGAACGGCAATGTGAAAATTGAAGGTCGTTCTGTTGTATTAGAAGGTCCATCAAAATTACAAGGTGCTGAAGTAGCTGCAACGGATCTTCGTGCTGCTGCCGCGTTAATTCTTGCTGGATTAGCTGCAGAAGGTGTAACGCGTGTAACAGAATTATCGCACTTAGATCGCGGTTACGTTAATTTCCATCAAAAATTAGAAGCACTTGGCGCAGAAATTGAACGTGTTTCTTCAGAAGTAAAAGAAGGAAAAAAGTTCACACTTTCCAACTAA
- a CDS encoding DUF1146 family protein codes for MSSMFGFQPLLAIFSHIFFIGVSFYALQAIMPEKIIRKHRVFQAQILFIFLSIMMGWSVSNFFLEISYWSGRLPTLFQ; via the coding sequence ATGAGCAGTATGTTTGGGTTTCAACCGTTGTTAGCGATTTTTTCACACATTTTTTTTATTGGCGTTTCTTTTTATGCATTACAAGCAATTATGCCAGAAAAAATTATACGTAAGCACCGAGTATTTCAAGCACAAATATTATTTATTTTTTTAAGTATTATGATGGGTTGGAGCGTATCAAATTTCTTTCTTGAGATATCCTATTGGTCAGGAAGGTTGCCAACGCTTTTTCAATAA
- a CDS encoding F0F1 ATP synthase subunit epsilon, with amino-acid sequence MKTLQVNIVTPDGPVLETEADMVIATTEAGELGILPDHIAMVAPLKIGGLRVNKGNSTEVVAVHGGFIEVRPEVVTVLAAAAETADTIDLARAKIAESRAKAKLQSEKDAKELRLAELELQRAINRIRVGEGNF; translated from the coding sequence ATGAAGACATTACAAGTCAATATCGTCACTCCCGACGGCCCTGTTCTTGAAACTGAAGCGGATATGGTTATCGCAACGACTGAAGCTGGAGAACTCGGTATTCTTCCCGATCATATCGCGATGGTTGCACCGCTTAAAATCGGTGGGCTTCGTGTGAATAAAGGTAACTCAACTGAAGTTGTCGCAGTTCACGGCGGTTTCATCGAAGTTCGTCCAGAAGTTGTCACTGTTCTTGCGGCGGCTGCAGAGACTGCTGATACGATTGATTTAGCGCGTGCTAAAATAGCAGAGAGCCGAGCGAAGGCAAAATTGCAATCAGAGAAAGACGCTAAAGAATTGCGTCTCGCTGAACTAGAATTGCAACGTGCGATCAACAGGATTAGAGTAGGCGAAGGTAATTTTTAA
- the atpD gene encoding F0F1 ATP synthase subunit beta yields the protein MNKGHVLQVMGPVVDVKFENGQLPEIYNALTVEIERPGAEPELLTLEVAIHLGDDAVRTIAMSSTDGLQRGSEVTDKGAAISVPVGDITLGRVFNVLGDTIDLADEIPASERRDPIHRSAPQFEDLSTEVEILETGIKVVDLLAPYIKGGKIGLFGGAGVGKTVLIQELINNIAQEHGGISVFAGVGERTREGNDLFYEMTDSGVIEKTAMVFGQMNEPPGARMRVALSGLTMAEYFRDEQGQDVLLFIDNIYRYTQAGSEVSALLGRMPSAVGYQPTLATEMGQLQERITSTNKGSVTSIQAIYVPADDYTDPAPATTFAHLDATTNLERKLSEMGIYPAVDPLASSSRALSAEIVGEEHYNVAREVQGTLQRYAELQDIIAILGMDELSDEDKLVVGRARRIQFFLSQNFHVAEQFTGQKGSYVPVAETVKGFKEILEGKYDHLPEDAFRLVGRIEEVIEKAKGMGVEA from the coding sequence ATGAACAAAGGACATGTTCTTCAAGTAATGGGTCCGGTTGTAGACGTTAAGTTCGAAAACGGCCAGTTGCCTGAAATTTACAACGCACTGACTGTTGAAATTGAACGTCCAGGTGCAGAACCTGAACTGTTGACACTTGAAGTTGCAATTCACTTAGGTGACGATGCAGTTCGTACAATTGCAATGTCTTCAACAGATGGATTACAACGTGGTTCTGAAGTAACAGACAAAGGTGCTGCGATTTCTGTTCCAGTTGGCGACATTACATTAGGACGCGTATTTAACGTACTTGGTGACACGATTGACCTAGCCGATGAAATTCCGGCATCAGAACGTCGTGACCCAATTCACCGTTCAGCACCACAATTTGAAGATCTTTCAACAGAAGTTGAAATTTTAGAAACAGGTATTAAAGTTGTAGACTTACTAGCTCCTTATATTAAAGGTGGTAAAATCGGTCTCTTCGGTGGTGCCGGTGTAGGTAAAACAGTTCTAATCCAAGAATTAATTAACAACATTGCTCAAGAACACGGTGGTATTTCGGTATTCGCTGGTGTTGGAGAGCGTACACGTGAAGGTAACGACCTTTTCTACGAAATGACAGATTCAGGCGTTATTGAGAAAACGGCAATGGTCTTCGGTCAAATGAACGAACCACCAGGTGCACGTATGCGTGTAGCATTATCAGGTTTGACAATGGCAGAATACTTCCGTGACGAACAAGGTCAAGACGTACTTCTATTCATTGACAACATTTACCGTTATACACAAGCAGGTTCTGAAGTTTCGGCACTACTTGGCCGTATGCCTTCAGCGGTTGGTTACCAGCCGACACTTGCAACTGAAATGGGACAGTTACAAGAGCGTATTACATCAACAAATAAAGGTTCTGTAACATCAATTCAAGCAATCTACGTACCAGCGGATGACTACACTGACCCAGCGCCAGCAACAACATTCGCTCACTTAGATGCAACAACAAACCTAGAGCGTAAACTTTCTGAAATGGGGATTTACCCAGCAGTTGACCCGCTCGCTTCTTCATCACGTGCACTAAGTGCCGAAATCGTTGGAGAAGAACATTACAATGTTGCACGTGAAGTACAAGGTACACTACAACGTTACGCAGAACTTCAAGATATTATCGCAATCCTAGGTATGGATGAGCTAAGCGATGAAGATAAGCTTGTCGTTGGACGCGCACGTCGTATCCAGTTCTTCTTATCCCAAAACTTCCACGTTGCTGAACAGTTCACTGGACAAAAAGGTTCATACGTTCCAGTAGCTGAAACAGTAAAAGGATTTAAAGAAATTCTCGAAGGTAAATACGACCATCTTCCAGAAGATGCATTCCGTCTAGTTGGACGCATCGAAGAAGTTATCGAGAAAGCAAAAGGTATGGGTGTAGAAGCCTAA
- the atpG gene encoding ATP synthase F1 subunit gamma: MGSLREIETRINSTKKTSQITRAMQMVSASKLNRAELNAKAFVPYMEKVQEVAASIAAGTDTEHPMLVSRPVNKTAYIVITADRGLCGGYNSNMIRKVANVIAERHASLDDVVIFAIGRKGYEFFSKRGYNVIDSVIGISDHPSFAEIKDIASKAVGMFTDGTYDELYMYYTHYESAISHIVTEEKVLPLTDIATEDTALTSYEFEPSGEAILEVLLPQYAESLIFGALLDSKASEHASSMTAMKNATDNAGELIDDLTLQFNRARQAAITQEITEIIGGVAALE, encoded by the coding sequence ATGGGATCATTACGCGAAATTGAAACGCGCATAAATTCGACGAAGAAAACGAGTCAAATTACACGTGCGATGCAAATGGTTTCCGCTTCTAAACTGAACCGTGCAGAACTGAATGCGAAAGCTTTCGTTCCGTATATGGAAAAAGTACAAGAAGTAGCAGCTTCTATCGCTGCTGGAACAGATACAGAACACCCAATGTTAGTGAGCCGTCCTGTTAATAAGACTGCCTATATCGTCATTACGGCTGACCGTGGTCTTTGTGGAGGCTATAACAGTAATATGATTCGAAAAGTAGCGAACGTCATTGCAGAACGTCATGCATCATTAGATGATGTAGTCATTTTTGCTATTGGACGCAAAGGTTATGAATTCTTCTCGAAGCGTGGCTATAACGTAATTGACAGTGTTATCGGTATTTCCGATCACCCGTCCTTTGCGGAAATTAAAGATATCGCTAGTAAGGCTGTTGGTATGTTCACAGATGGTACGTATGATGAACTTTATATGTACTACACGCATTATGAGAGTGCGATTTCCCACATCGTAACAGAGGAAAAAGTACTGCCGCTAACGGATATTGCAACAGAAGATACGGCGCTCACTTCTTATGAATTCGAGCCATCAGGCGAAGCGATTCTAGAAGTATTGTTACCGCAATACGCGGAAAGTCTTATCTTTGGTGCATTACTCGATAGTAAAGCAAGTGAACATGCTTCAAGTATGACAGCAATGAAAAATGCAACTGACAACGCAGGCGAGTTAATTGATGATTTAACGCTTCAATTTAACCGTGCACGTCAAGCTGCAATTACACAAGAAATTACTGAAATTATCGGTGGGGTAGCGGCACTCGAATAA
- the atpA gene encoding F0F1 ATP synthase subunit alpha: MSIKAEEISVLIKQQIENYQSEMEVSDVGTVITVGDGIARAHGLDNVMAGELLEFSNGVMGMAQNLEGNNVGIVILGPYTDIKEGDEVRRTGRIMEVPVGEQLIGRVVNPLGQPVDGLGPIETTKSRPIESPAQGVMARKSVHEPLQTGIKAIDALVPIGRGQRELIIGDRQTGKTTVAIDAILNQANEDMICIYVAIGQKESTVRGVVETLRRNGALDYTIVVTASASEPAPLLYLAPYAGITMAEDFMFDGKHVLIVYDDLSKQAAAYRELSLLLRRPPGREAYPGDVFYLHSRLLERAAKLNDSLGGGSITALPFVETQAGDISAYIPTNVISITDGQIFLQSDLFFSGVRPAINPGLSVSRVGGSAQIKAMKKVAGTLRLDLAAFRELEAFAQFGSDLDAATQAKLDRGVRTVEILKQDLNKPVPVEIQVTALYALTRGFLDDVPVADILRFESEIATWLESNHTNVLETIRTTKDLPSDEEMAAAINDFKKTFAKSE, from the coding sequence ATGAGCATCAAAGCTGAAGAAATCAGCGTTCTTATAAAACAACAGATTGAAAATTATCAATCTGAGATGGAAGTTAGCGACGTTGGTACAGTTATCACAGTTGGTGACGGTATCGCTCGTGCTCATGGTCTGGACAATGTCATGGCTGGAGAGCTATTAGAGTTCTCTAACGGTGTTATGGGAATGGCTCAAAACCTAGAAGGAAACAACGTAGGTATCGTTATCCTTGGCCCATACACAGACATTAAAGAAGGCGATGAAGTACGTCGTACAGGCCGTATTATGGAAGTACCAGTTGGTGAACAACTAATTGGTCGTGTTGTGAATCCACTAGGACAACCAGTGGACGGACTTGGTCCAATTGAAACAACAAAATCACGTCCTATTGAAAGCCCAGCACAAGGGGTTATGGCACGTAAATCAGTTCACGAACCACTTCAAACAGGTATCAAAGCGATTGACGCACTTGTTCCAATCGGACGTGGACAGCGTGAGTTAATTATCGGTGACCGTCAAACTGGTAAAACAACAGTTGCGATTGACGCGATTTTGAACCAAGCAAACGAAGATATGATTTGTATTTACGTTGCAATCGGTCAAAAAGAGTCAACGGTTCGTGGTGTTGTTGAAACACTTCGCAGAAACGGAGCGCTAGACTACACAATCGTTGTTACAGCATCTGCTTCTGAGCCAGCACCATTACTTTACCTAGCACCATATGCAGGTATTACAATGGCTGAAGACTTTATGTTCGATGGTAAGCATGTTCTAATCGTTTATGATGACCTATCTAAACAAGCAGCAGCATACCGTGAACTTTCACTATTACTTCGCCGTCCGCCGGGCCGTGAAGCATACCCAGGTGACGTTTTCTACTTGCACTCCCGTCTACTCGAGCGTGCAGCTAAGCTAAACGACTCACTTGGCGGCGGTTCTATTACTGCACTTCCATTCGTTGAAACACAAGCGGGAGATATTTCTGCTTATATTCCAACAAACGTAATCTCGATTACGGATGGACAAATTTTCTTACAATCTGACCTCTTCTTCTCAGGCGTTCGTCCTGCGATTAACCCGGGACTTTCAGTTTCTCGTGTTGGAGGATCAGCTCAAATTAAAGCGATGAAGAAAGTTGCGGGGACGCTACGTCTTGACCTAGCTGCATTCCGTGAACTTGAGGCATTTGCACAGTTCGGTTCTGACCTTGATGCGGCAACGCAAGCAAAACTAGACCGTGGTGTGCGTACAGTTGAAATTCTAAAGCAAGACCTAAATAAACCAGTACCAGTTGAAATTCAAGTTACTGCACTTTATGCATTAACTCGTGGATTCTTAGATGATGTTCCTGTTGCAGACATTCTACGTTTTGAATCAGAAATTGCAACTTGGTTAGAATCAAACCACACAAATGTTTTAGAAACGATTCGTACGACAAAAGACCTTCCTTCTGATGAAGAGATGGCAGCGGCGATTAACGATTTCAAAAAGACATTCGCGAAATCTGAGTAA
- a CDS encoding F0F1 ATP synthase subunit delta encodes MSKSIVANRYALALFKTAQENGQIDIIQQELLEIKQVFQTNQELEELLQNPRLSIAKKKELLAELFNGANQFVQNLLFILLEKNRMEEILNFVDEFVMIANDAAGVADAKVYSTRALTVKETAAISSTFAAKIGKQSLRIENIIDPSLIGGIRLQIGNRIYDSSLSGKLNRLQRDLIGS; translated from the coding sequence ATGAGTAAATCTATCGTAGCAAATCGTTACGCACTCGCATTGTTTAAAACAGCACAAGAAAATGGTCAAATCGACATTATTCAGCAAGAATTGCTTGAAATAAAGCAAGTGTTCCAAACAAATCAGGAACTTGAAGAGTTGCTTCAAAATCCTAGATTATCAATCGCGAAGAAGAAAGAATTACTTGCAGAGCTATTCAATGGTGCAAATCAATTCGTGCAAAATTTGCTTTTTATTTTGCTTGAAAAGAACAGAATGGAAGAAATTCTTAATTTTGTTGATGAGTTCGTAATGATTGCGAACGATGCAGCAGGAGTAGCTGATGCAAAAGTATATTCAACGCGTGCATTAACTGTTAAAGAAACCGCGGCAATTTCATCGACATTTGCTGCGAAAATCGGCAAACAGTCATTGCGTATTGAAAACATCATTGATCCAAGCCTAATCGGTGGCATTCGCCTCCAAATTGGCAACAGAATTTATGATAGTAGTTTAAGCGGCAAACTAAACCGTTTACAAAGAGATCTAATTGGATCTTAA